Within the Corynebacterium sp. sy039 genome, the region CATTATTACACTTTCAGTTTTGCAAAAGTTATGGATAAGGATTTTATTGTTCTTGACGAGCGCGTAATGTTTCTAGTTCATTACTTACGCGATCTTCTAGTTCCTCACGAATTTCATCTACTGGGATTCGACCAATGACCTCTGAAAAGAATCCGCGTACGATCAAACGACGAGCTTCTTCAGGAGGAATACCACGTGATTTGAGGTAGAACTCTTGCTCATCGTCAAAACGACCAACAGTAGCAGCGTGACCAGCCCCTGCTATTTCTCCAGTTTCGATTTCTAGATTAGGAACTGCATCAGCACGCGCACCTTCGGTGAGCACTAGATTACGATTTGCCTCATAGGTATCTGTTCCTTGTGCATCAGAACGGATAAGCACATCACCAACCCAAGCAGTACGTGCTTCTGGCTTCGCCGAAGTAGGATCTGCCTGCAACGCACCTTTATAGAGCACATTGGAACGACAATTTGGTACCGCATGATCTACCAAAAGTCGCTGCTCAAAGAATTGACCGTCGTCGGCAAAATAAACACCAAGCATTTCAGCGTCGCCCCCAGGTGCATCAAAACGCACACGTGGGATAAGGCGGACGACATCGCCGCCAAATACAGCAGCAGTATGACGCAAGGTTGCATCACGTCCCAGAACAGCTTGTTGCCCAGATAAATGAACTGCGTCATCTGCCCAGGAAGCATCGACGATCACACTGAGTTTTGCATTATCAGCAATGAGAAACTCGACGTTATCCGCGTGAGTACCAGAACCTGAATACCGCAAATCAACAATTGCTTCAGCGCCTTTTTCCACCTCAACAACAATGTGTGCAAAAGACGTGACCTCTGTTCCTTGACCGGTAACTCGAATTTCCACAGGTTCAGTATTGATAGAATCTGCAGAAAAACGAATATGGTGAGCACATTCTGCAGCACTAAAGGCTTGGGCTCCTACTCGATCAATGGGAGCACCCGTCGCACCAACTTTTTTGTCATCCATTGCCAGTTGAGTAGTGCTCACTCCCTGTGCAGTAGATGGAATGGTGATATTCACATCAGGAGCAACTGCTGAAGCAAACTCTGAGTTATGAAGTCCACGGAGACGACGCAATGGCACAAAGCGCCATACTTCGTCTTTACCACTAGGTATAGCGAAATCTTCAACCTTGAACGAGCTGAATAGATCGCCCTTTGTGTTATGCACTGTGGCATTTTGTGGAGTAAGTGATGATGTCATGATGCTTATCCCACTGATCCTTCCATCTGCAATTCGATAAGTCGATTAAGTTCCAGGGCATACTCCATAGGAAGTTCTTTAGCAATAGGCTCCACAAAGCCACGAACGATCATTGCCATTGCTTCATCTTCTGCAATGCCACGAGACATAAGATAGAAAAGCTGTTCCTCTGATACTTGAGATACTGTAGCTTCGTGCCCTAAGGATACGTGATCATTACGAATATCATTGTAGGGATAGGTATCCGAACGAGAAATATTATCCACCAGCAACGCATCACACTCAACATTTGATGTTGAATGATGCGCATTAGCATTGATTCTCACCAGACCACGGTACGCAGCACGGCCACCTGCACGGGCAACGGACTTAGACACAATGTTAGAACTTGTGTGCGGTGCCATATGAACCATTTTCGCACCAGTGTCCTGGAATTGCCCCTCACCGGCGAAGGCAACAGATAGTACCTCGCCCTTTGCATACGGACCTGTCATCCATACGGCAGGGTATTTCATGGTCACCTTGGAGCCGATATTTCCATCAACCCATTCCATCGTGGCGCCTTCTTCACACTTGGTGCGCTTAGTCACCAAGTTGTAGACGTTATTGGACCAGTTCTGGATAGTGGTGTAACGGCAACGGCCACCCTTTTTCACGATGATCTCTACCACTGCAGAGTGGAGGGAATCTGTTTTGTAAATGGGGGCTGTGCAACCTTCTACATAGTGCACATAAGCGTCCTCATCGACGATGATGAGCGTGCGCTCAAATTGTCCCATGTTTTCCGTGTTGATACGGAAGTAGGCCTGCAAAGGAATATCAACGTGCACGCCTTTAGGAACATAAATAAACGATCCACCTGACCATACAGCAGTGTT harbors:
- the sufD gene encoding Fe-S cluster assembly protein SufD; this encodes MTSSLTPQNATVHNTKGDLFSSFKVEDFAIPSGKDEVWRFVPLRRLRGLHNSEFASAVAPDVNITIPSTAQGVSTTQLAMDDKKVGATGAPIDRVGAQAFSAAECAHHIRFSADSINTEPVEIRVTGQGTEVTSFAHIVVEVEKGAEAIVDLRYSGSGTHADNVEFLIADNAKLSVIVDASWADDAVHLSGQQAVLGRDATLRHTAAVFGGDVVRLIPRVRFDAPGGDAEMLGVYFADDGQFFEQRLLVDHAVPNCRSNVLYKGALQADPTSAKPEARTAWVGDVLIRSDAQGTDTYEANRNLVLTEGARADAVPNLEIETGEIAGAGHAATVGRFDDEQEFYLKSRGIPPEEARRLIVRGFFSEVIGRIPVDEIREELEDRVSNELETLRARQEQ
- the sufB gene encoding Fe-S cluster assembly protein SufB, encoding MTQTTPTTDDEIIESIGPYNYGWHDSDAAGFSARRGLNEEVVRDISAKKNEPEWMLEQRLKALSIFDKKPLPTWGADLSDIDFDNIKYFVRSTEKQATSWEDLPEDIKNTYDKLGIPEAEKQRLVAGVAAQYESEVVYHQIREDLEKQGVIFLDTDTGLREHPELFQEYFGSVIPAGDNKFSALNTAVWSGGSFIYVPKGVHVDIPLQAYFRINTENMGQFERTLIIVDEDAYVHYVEGCTAPIYKTDSLHSAVVEIIVKKGGRCRYTTIQNWSNNVYNLVTKRTKCEEGATMEWVDGNIGSKVTMKYPAVWMTGPYAKGEVLSVAFAGEGQFQDTGAKMVHMAPHTSSNIVSKSVARAGGRAAYRGLVRINANAHHSTSNVECDALLVDNISRSDTYPYNDIRNDHVSLGHEATVSQVSEEQLFYLMSRGIAEDEAMAMIVRGFVEPIAKELPMEYALELNRLIELQMEGSVG